The Planococcus donghaensis genome contains a region encoding:
- a CDS encoding tryptophan transporter: protein MNTKNLVLMALLVSVGATLYVVIPGINGGMKPDFMLTMMFVGILLFPNVKNVFLLAVTTGVLSGLFSTFPGGFFPNVIDKFITAFVFLALVMILKKFVTKLPVTIALVAIGTLLSGAIFLSAAIFVIGANIPFTLLLVTVVLPAVLLNGVAFAFIYPIVITLVKRSKFETAATPAA from the coding sequence ATGAATACAAAAAATCTAGTTTTAATGGCGTTGTTGGTTAGCGTCGGAGCCACACTATATGTAGTAATTCCAGGCATCAACGGCGGGATGAAGCCCGACTTTATGTTAACCATGATGTTTGTCGGCATTCTTTTATTTCCAAATGTAAAAAATGTCTTTTTGTTAGCAGTCACAACTGGTGTATTATCAGGTCTGTTCTCAACATTCCCAGGTGGATTTTTCCCGAATGTCATTGACAAATTCATCACGGCTTTCGTTTTTCTAGCTTTGGTGATGATTTTGAAGAAATTCGTAACTAAATTACCTGTAACGATCGCCCTTGTTGCAATTGGCACTTTATTGTCCGGAGCAATTTTCCTTTCTGCAGCGATCTTTGTAATTGGCGCCAATATTCCTTTTACATTATTGCTAGTTACTGTAGTCTTACCTGCAGTCTTATTAAACGGAGTTGCTTTCGCTTTTATTTATCCAATTGTGATTACATTGGTCAAACGGTCAAAATTTGAAACAGCTGCTACACCAGCTGCATAA
- a CDS encoding HIT family protein encodes MTNCIFCKIIAGEIPSVKIYEDEHVFAFMDIMPLSKGHTLLIPKTHREFVYDMTPEEAGNLFAVAPKIAKAINDTFQPEGMNLLNNNGAKAGQSVFHFHLHFIPRYGQTDGFGAKWVTKEKEFTSERIQELAESVKTKLNADA; translated from the coding sequence ATGACAAATTGTATTTTCTGCAAAATCATTGCAGGTGAAATTCCTAGCGTAAAAATTTATGAAGATGAACATGTATTCGCCTTTATGGACATTATGCCTTTATCAAAAGGACACACCCTACTCATTCCAAAAACTCATCGTGAATTTGTTTATGACATGACACCAGAAGAAGCGGGTAATTTATTTGCTGTCGCTCCTAAAATTGCGAAAGCAATCAATGACACTTTCCAACCCGAAGGCATGAACTTATTAAATAATAATGGGGCGAAAGCAGGACAAAGTGTATTTCATTTTCACTTACACTTTATCCCCCGCTATGGTCAAACAGACGGCTTTGGTGCAAAATGGGTAACAAAAGAAAAAGAGTTTACTTCTGAGCGCATTCAAGAACTTGCAGAAAGCGTAAAAACTAAGCTAAACGCAGATGCTTGA
- a CDS encoding ABC transporter ATP-binding protein: MAILEVDALTGGYTRKPVLQEVTFSIGKGELVGLIGLNGAGKSTTIKHIIGMMQPKSGQIRLNGKTFEEDMDSYRSSFSYIPETPVLYEELTLREHLELTAMAYNIDPKQFEKRSAELLKEFRMEKRLKWFPSHFSKGMRQKVMIMSAFLVNPALYIIDEPFVGLDPLGIKSLLDQMEQQKKKGASVLMSTHILSTAERYCDRIILLHNGRVRASGTMADLREAFQMPDASLDDLYIAMTEDELNEEFA, from the coding sequence ATGGCTATTTTGGAAGTAGATGCGTTAACAGGTGGATATACACGAAAACCTGTTTTGCAAGAAGTGACCTTTTCGATTGGAAAAGGCGAACTTGTTGGACTAATCGGCTTGAACGGTGCTGGCAAAAGTACCACAATCAAACACATTATTGGAATGATGCAACCAAAATCGGGGCAAATCCGTTTGAATGGAAAAACATTCGAAGAGGACATGGACAGTTATCGTTCATCGTTTTCGTATATTCCCGAAACACCAGTATTATACGAAGAACTAACGTTGCGGGAGCATCTTGAACTTACTGCTATGGCTTATAATATAGATCCGAAACAGTTTGAAAAACGATCTGCCGAGCTTTTAAAGGAATTTCGAATGGAAAAACGTTTGAAATGGTTTCCGTCGCATTTTTCAAAAGGAATGCGTCAAAAAGTAATGATTATGAGTGCATTTTTAGTCAATCCTGCACTGTATATAATTGACGAACCTTTTGTTGGACTCGATCCACTGGGGATTAAATCTTTATTGGATCAAATGGAACAACAAAAGAAAAAAGGCGCATCTGTATTAATGTCGACACATATTTTGTCGACAGCTGAACGCTATTGCGATCGAATCATTTTGCTTCATAATGGGCGCGTTCGAGCAAGTGGAACAATGGCTGATTTACGGGAGGCGTTTCAAATGCCTGACGCCTCACTAGATGATTTGTACATTGCGATGACCGAGGATGAGCTAAATGAAGAATTTGCATGA
- a CDS encoding ABC transporter permease, which yields MKNLHDIWSKRLHKYTVEVQNYLKYIVTGHIAVVMLFALGAAGFAYSEWIQDVPPEFPGALLLAVIFGFLLALSPPSTLLKEADMVYFLPLESILDDFLKPALRWSFLSQLYLPVIVFIVSLPMVNALYGLSSSFLIGFPILLLLIKWWNVQTEFAFRQQGAGEQVWLDRLVRFLLVGLFVYFYIENLLVVAVIILFIIIFYGKWIARKAVGKPFAYEHFIGLEENRMLRFYQFANYFTDVPHLKGKIKARTWLNWVYGWIQTGPRNAHLYLVCRTFIRSDELFYLWIRLTAIIMIGAWFIPFQIGVALFAGALAFATAIQIWQGLTHTQHFRMDNLFPLTQFSRQGAVWKLITALQSLQSLFAAGVLIALGEPVTALLTFVVILTVSFVTVTVLKNKKK from the coding sequence ATGAAGAATTTGCATGATATTTGGTCGAAAAGACTTCATAAGTACACCGTTGAAGTTCAAAACTATTTAAAATATATTGTGACAGGGCATATCGCTGTGGTTATGCTATTTGCTTTGGGCGCAGCGGGATTTGCGTATAGTGAATGGATTCAAGATGTCCCACCGGAATTTCCGGGAGCGTTATTGCTTGCTGTGATTTTTGGATTTTTATTGGCGCTCAGTCCGCCATCCACTTTATTAAAAGAAGCAGACATGGTGTATTTTTTACCATTGGAAAGCATATTAGATGACTTTTTAAAGCCGGCTTTAAGATGGTCGTTTTTGTCACAATTGTATTTGCCGGTGATTGTCTTTATTGTGTCATTGCCAATGGTGAATGCACTATATGGGTTGTCGTCATCGTTTTTAATTGGTTTTCCGATTTTGCTCTTGCTGATTAAATGGTGGAATGTTCAAACGGAATTTGCTTTTCGACAGCAAGGGGCAGGAGAGCAGGTTTGGCTTGATCGGCTGGTTCGTTTTCTATTAGTTGGATTGTTTGTCTACTTTTATATTGAAAACTTATTAGTAGTCGCAGTGATTATATTGTTTATCATTATTTTTTATGGCAAATGGATTGCTCGTAAAGCAGTAGGAAAGCCGTTTGCTTATGAACATTTTATTGGCTTGGAAGAAAATCGCATGTTACGCTTTTATCAATTTGCTAATTACTTTACCGATGTGCCTCATTTAAAAGGCAAGATAAAAGCTAGAACTTGGTTGAATTGGGTGTATGGATGGATCCAAACGGGTCCGAGAAATGCTCATTTGTATCTTGTGTGCAGAACCTTTATTCGTTCGGATGAGTTGTTTTACTTATGGATAAGGTTAACTGCAATTATAATGATAGGTGCTTGGTTTATTCCGTTTCAAATAGGAGTTGCTTTGTTTGCAGGTGCATTAGCCTTTGCAACGGCGATTCAAATTTGGCAAGGACTGACTCATACGCAGCATTTCCGAATGGATAACTTATTTCCGTTGACACAATTCAGCAGGCAAGGAGCGGTATGGAAATTAATCACTGCTTTGCAATCTCTGCAAAGCTTGTTCGCAGCGGGAGTTCTAATCGCTCTCGGCGAACCTGTTACAGCATTGCTGACATTTGTCGTTATTTTAACCGTTTCATTTGTTACAGTTACTGTTTTAAAAAACAAAAAAAAATAA
- a CDS encoding M20 metallopeptidase family protein: MLTKLYAALDAAYPEMVEIRRHLHMHPEPSFHETETARYILSYYEKLGVDVKGNVGGNGVVATIQGAKPGKTVALRADFDALPIQDQKESAPYRSTVDGVMHACGHDGHTATLLVLGKTLFDMRDELEGTYVLIHQHAEELVPGGAKSMIRAGVLNGVDAIFGTHLWSMTPFGRIDTRVGPLMAAADSFTLKVQGRGGHGASPHETVDAVVIGAQMVSNLQTLVSRRVDPLESAVLSIGSFVAQNPFNIIADQAVLSGTVRTFKEDVRSLMETEMERVINGTSLANNSDYEFTYKRGYSAVMNHENETLFVKDIAATIPGVTEVYDCPPQMGGEDFAYYLEEIPGSFFFTGAMPDGDAYPHHHPKFDFKEEAMLIAAKTLGSAAIHFNKE, from the coding sequence ATGCTTACTAAATTATACGCAGCCTTAGATGCTGCATATCCTGAAATGGTTGAGATACGTCGTCATTTGCACATGCACCCGGAGCCTTCTTTTCACGAAACGGAAACAGCACGCTATATTCTCTCTTATTACGAAAAATTAGGCGTTGATGTGAAAGGCAATGTTGGTGGGAATGGTGTTGTCGCTACGATCCAAGGAGCTAAACCTGGAAAAACAGTCGCATTGCGTGCTGACTTCGATGCTTTGCCAATACAAGATCAAAAAGAATCAGCCCCTTATCGTTCTACTGTTGATGGCGTCATGCATGCTTGTGGACACGATGGCCATACAGCTACTCTTTTAGTACTCGGTAAAACGCTTTTTGACATGCGCGATGAATTAGAAGGAACTTATGTATTGATCCATCAACATGCCGAAGAACTCGTACCTGGTGGTGCAAAATCGATGATTAGAGCTGGTGTTTTAAACGGAGTCGATGCCATATTTGGTACCCACCTTTGGTCGATGACGCCATTTGGTCGAATTGATACGCGTGTCGGTCCGCTTATGGCTGCGGCTGATAGCTTTACATTAAAAGTACAGGGCCGCGGTGGTCATGGTGCAAGTCCCCATGAAACGGTTGATGCTGTTGTAATCGGTGCTCAAATGGTCTCGAACCTTCAAACTTTAGTATCAAGACGTGTAGATCCATTAGAATCTGCTGTTTTGTCCATTGGTTCGTTTGTGGCACAAAACCCATTCAATATTATTGCGGACCAAGCAGTGTTATCGGGAACTGTTCGTACATTTAAAGAAGATGTCCGAAGCTTAATGGAAACAGAAATGGAACGTGTGATTAACGGAACAAGTTTAGCCAATAATAGCGATTATGAATTTACTTACAAGCGTGGCTACTCTGCTGTTATGAATCACGAAAATGAAACTTTGTTTGTGAAAGACATTGCAGCTACAATTCCTGGGGTTACTGAAGTGTATGACTGCCCTCCTCAAATGGGTGGCGAAGATTTTGCTTACTACCTCGAGGAAATCCCTGGTTCTTTCTTCTTTACTGGTGCAATGCCTGACGGAGACGCGTACCCGCACCATCACCCAAAATTCGATTTTAAAGAAGAAGCAATGTTAATTGCCGCAAAAACATTAGGATCAGCTGCCATTCATTTTAATAAAGAATAA
- a CDS encoding sodium:calcium antiporter, translating to MVFVIFILAAALTVFASIKLSQYADVISSKTAMGGMMVGTLLLAGATSLPEVSTSFSAAAIGNADIAVGNMIGSNLFNLFILAGFDFLLRRRQILNRASRNNIYTALLGILLTVLVVMALLLRLDTQILGVGLDALLIAVTYIIGMVVINKLPSLDPEAEAIVESEEEPENPSASLSPKAAIVRFIIAALVILAAGTALSITGDQIAIITGIGSSFIGSFLIAAATSLPEAISVFIALRLSNVNMAVGAILGSNIFNMIILALSDPVYTAGPIMLDVSGANMIIAVGVLIMSLLALFSLYRKESATTLSYAIPSVIILIVYFAASYLNFTY from the coding sequence TTGGTTTTCGTTATTTTCATATTAGCAGCTGCACTCACTGTGTTTGCATCCATCAAACTTTCGCAATATGCCGATGTGATCAGTTCAAAAACGGCTATGGGCGGTATGATGGTTGGTACGCTATTATTGGCTGGCGCAACTTCTTTACCCGAAGTTTCGACTAGTTTTTCAGCAGCAGCTATTGGCAATGCGGATATTGCTGTTGGAAACATGATCGGTTCGAATTTATTTAATTTGTTCATTCTTGCAGGATTCGATTTTCTTCTTAGAAGACGCCAAATTTTAAACAGGGCTTCACGAAACAATATTTACACTGCCCTTCTTGGTATTTTATTGACGGTTCTCGTTGTTATGGCTCTTTTACTTCGTTTAGATACACAAATTTTAGGCGTAGGACTAGATGCCTTGTTAATTGCTGTCACCTATATTATCGGGATGGTGGTTATTAACAAACTTCCTTCATTAGACCCTGAAGCAGAAGCGATTGTTGAATCCGAGGAAGAACCCGAAAATCCAAGTGCTTCTTTATCACCTAAAGCCGCAATTGTCCGTTTTATCATTGCAGCTTTAGTTATTTTAGCAGCAGGTACTGCCCTATCGATTACAGGAGATCAAATTGCGATTATTACAGGCATTGGATCAAGTTTCATCGGTAGCTTTCTAATTGCGGCCGCAACTTCCTTACCAGAAGCTATTTCTGTCTTTATTGCCTTGAGATTGAGCAATGTTAATATGGCTGTTGGTGCAATTCTAGGTAGTAATATTTTTAATATGATCATCCTTGCATTATCAGATCCTGTTTATACTGCCGGACCTATTATGTTGGATGTTTCTGGTGCCAATATGATTATCGCTGTTGGAGTGCTAATTATGTCGTTATTGGCTTTGTTTTCACTTTACCGAAAAGAAAGTGCAACTACATTATCTTATGCCATCCCATCCGTAATCATTCTCATTGTCTACTTTGCAGCATCTTATTTAAATTTCACTTATTAA
- a CDS encoding antibiotic biosynthesis monooxygenase family protein: MNFYMTTGTYDYMKKMRDKHPEENMVVMQGEGTTLMIHETEGKTIFQTPRRYEVVDGTGEFNEKGFFVLNNIPVSEEGRPVFEHRFKNRAGAIENEPGYIAFRVLRPLDSDTYIVLTEWESPAFYEKWKESQAFAKAHSAKPEAETSAQRPNIFSGVSYVSTYRAKPEEE, translated from the coding sequence ATGAATTTTTACATGACAACAGGAACATATGATTATATGAAGAAAATGCGTGATAAACACCCAGAGGAAAATATGGTAGTAATGCAAGGTGAAGGTACTACCTTAATGATTCATGAGACAGAAGGCAAAACAATTTTCCAAACACCTCGCCGCTACGAGGTTGTGGATGGAACAGGAGAATTTAATGAAAAAGGTTTTTTTGTTTTAAATAATATTCCGGTTTCGGAAGAAGGTCGTCCTGTTTTCGAACATCGTTTTAAAAATAGAGCAGGGGCTATTGAAAATGAACCTGGATATATTGCTTTTCGTGTCCTGAGACCACTTGATTCAGATACGTATATTGTTTTGACTGAGTGGGAATCTCCAGCTTTTTATGAAAAGTGGAAAGAATCTCAAGCATTTGCAAAAGCTCATTCTGCGAAGCCAGAAGCTGAGACAAGTGCACAGCGACCAAACATTTTCTCAGGTGTATCGTATGTCAGCACTTACCGAGCAAAACCTGAAGAAGAATGA
- the hemE gene encoding uroporphyrinogen decarboxylase — protein sequence MTFNDTYLRAARGEKTDHVPVWYMRQAGRSQPEYRKIKEKYSLEEITHQPELCAYVTKLPVDQYNNDAAILYKDIVTPLPAIGVDVKIKSGIGPVIDNPIRTMADIERLGEINPEQDVDFVLETIRLLTQEQLNVPLIGFSGAPFTLASYMIEGGPSKSYNKTKAMMVSEPAMWFALMDKLADTIIPYVKAQIKAGAKAIQIFDSWVGALNVEDYRIFIKPVMDRIFAELRTENVPLTIFGVGASHLAKEWHELPVDVVGLDWRLPISEARSMGLTKALQGNLDPSYLLADWSVIEERTKKILDMGMQNDGYIFNLGHGVFPEVNPDTLKRLTSFVHEYSAAHKSNLK from the coding sequence ATGACATTTAATGATACTTATCTTCGCGCAGCCCGTGGAGAAAAAACAGATCACGTACCGGTTTGGTATATGCGACAAGCAGGACGTTCGCAACCAGAATACCGCAAAATTAAAGAGAAATATTCATTGGAAGAAATTACGCATCAGCCAGAGCTATGCGCTTATGTAACAAAGCTTCCAGTAGATCAATACAATAACGATGCAGCAATTCTTTACAAAGATATCGTTACACCACTACCAGCAATCGGTGTTGACGTAAAAATCAAATCTGGAATTGGTCCAGTTATCGACAATCCTATTCGCACAATGGCCGATATTGAACGTTTAGGAGAAATCAATCCAGAGCAGGATGTTGATTTTGTTCTTGAAACAATTCGTTTATTAACACAAGAACAATTAAATGTCCCATTGATTGGTTTTTCAGGCGCGCCTTTCACATTAGCGAGCTATATGATTGAAGGTGGACCTTCAAAGAGTTACAACAAAACAAAAGCGATGATGGTTTCAGAACCAGCGATGTGGTTTGCGTTAATGGACAAATTAGCGGACACGATTATTCCATATGTAAAAGCACAGATTAAAGCAGGCGCAAAAGCTATCCAGATTTTCGATTCATGGGTGGGCGCATTAAATGTGGAAGATTACCGTATTTTTATCAAACCGGTAATGGATCGTATTTTTGCTGAATTGCGTACAGAAAACGTCCCGTTGACAATTTTTGGAGTAGGCGCAAGCCACTTAGCAAAAGAATGGCATGAGCTACCTGTAGATGTAGTTGGTCTAGATTGGCGTTTGCCGATTTCAGAAGCACGTTCGATGGGATTAACAAAAGCATTACAAGGCAACTTAGATCCATCTTATTTATTGGCAGATTGGTCTGTTATAGAAGAACGCACGAAAAAGATTTTAGATATGGGCATGCAAAATGACGGCTACATCTTTAATCTAGGTCATGGTGTGTTCCCAGAAGTTAACCCAGATACATTGAAACGCCTAACTTCATTTGTTCACGAATATAGTGCTGCACATAAAAGTAATTTAAAATAA
- the hemH gene encoding ferrochelatase, whose translation MLKKKMGLLVMAYGTPYSEDDIERYYTHIRRGRKPSEESLEDLRSRYKAIGGLSPLAQITLDQANGLCDRLNEVQDEIEFKMYLGLKHIEPFVEDGIEEMKKDGITEAVSIVLAPHFSTFSVKSYNGRAAEAAEKVGISLTSVESWYKEPKFIQYWTEKVNAAFAEMSEEERAKSCLIVSAHSLPEKIIASGDPYPDQLKETAEMIQQATGVENVEVGWQSAGQTGEPWIGPDVQDLTRDLFEEKGYTSFVYTPVGFVADHLEVLFDNDYECKVVCDDIGATYRRPEMPNVQPLFIDALTDVVLRKLAE comes from the coding sequence ATGTTGAAGAAGAAAATGGGATTATTAGTGATGGCATATGGAACGCCATACTCAGAAGATGATATAGAACGTTATTACACACATATCCGTCGCGGACGTAAGCCAAGCGAAGAAAGTTTAGAAGACTTACGTAGCCGTTATAAAGCGATTGGTGGCCTTTCACCGCTTGCCCAAATTACATTAGACCAAGCAAACGGTTTATGCGATCGTTTAAATGAAGTTCAAGATGAAATTGAATTCAAGATGTATTTAGGTCTTAAACACATCGAACCATTTGTAGAAGACGGCATTGAAGAAATGAAAAAAGATGGCATTACAGAAGCGGTATCAATTGTTTTGGCTCCTCATTTTTCTACTTTCTCTGTGAAATCATATAATGGGCGTGCAGCAGAAGCGGCTGAAAAAGTAGGTATATCCCTAACTTCGGTTGAAAGCTGGTATAAAGAACCAAAATTCATCCAATACTGGACTGAAAAAGTAAATGCAGCATTTGCTGAAATGTCTGAAGAAGAACGCGCTAAATCTTGCTTAATCGTATCTGCACATTCATTGCCAGAGAAGATTATTGCAAGTGGTGATCCATATCCAGACCAGTTAAAAGAAACAGCTGAAATGATTCAACAAGCTACAGGTGTTGAAAACGTTGAAGTTGGTTGGCAAAGTGCTGGACAAACAGGCGAACCTTGGATCGGACCAGATGTTCAAGATTTAACACGTGATTTGTTTGAAGAAAAAGGATACACCTCATTTGTTTACACGCCAGTCGGGTTTGTAGCAGATCACTTGGAAGTTCTTTTTGATAACGATTATGAATGTAAAGTAGTTTGCGATGACATCGGAGCAACTTACCGTCGTCCAGAAATGCCAAATGTTCAACCATTGTTTATTGATGCTTTAACTGATGTAGTTTTGCGTAAATTAGCTGAATAA
- a CDS encoding FixH family protein — translation MKKFAWLGIPLLLLAACGSEEAESSGTGPQVEEVKVAFNTETQAEPAEEVVLSVTITQGDEAVEDADEVVYEVWQSGDRNNSEMIPAEHTENGVYEAQINFEEEGLYYMQAHTTARSLHVMPKQELTVGDPDPASIISDDSDDAQGMDKMEDHSEH, via the coding sequence ATGAAAAAATTTGCATGGCTTGGAATACCATTACTTTTGCTTGCTGCGTGTGGTTCAGAAGAAGCTGAATCTTCTGGTACCGGTCCTCAAGTAGAAGAGGTAAAGGTGGCATTTAATACTGAAACTCAAGCAGAGCCAGCCGAAGAGGTTGTCTTATCCGTTACAATAACACAAGGTGACGAAGCGGTAGAAGACGCAGATGAAGTGGTTTATGAAGTATGGCAATCAGGTGATCGCAACAATAGCGAGATGATTCCAGCGGAGCACACAGAAAATGGTGTTTATGAAGCGCAAATCAACTTTGAAGAAGAAGGTTTGTATTATATGCAAGCACACACCACAGCCCGATCTTTACATGTAATGCCAAAACAAGAACTAACCGTTGGTGATCCAGATCCAGCCTCAATCATTTCTGATGATAGTGATGATGCACAAGGGATGGATAAAATGGAAGATCACTCTGAACATTGA
- the yhfH gene encoding protein YhfH, producing MIENVVEFFKNLPPKQCVSCGEKMEEQHECYGTKCDSCNNL from the coding sequence ATGATTGAAAACGTAGTTGAATTTTTCAAGAACTTGCCCCCGAAACAGTGCGTATCATGTGGAGAAAAAATGGAAGAACAGCATGAATGTTATGGTACTAAATGTGATTCCTGCAATAATTTATAA
- a CDS encoding lipoate--protein ligase, translating into MYFVDNKGITDPRINLAIEEYLLKTMDVEKDPFLLFYINEPSIIIGKNQNTAEEINTDYVDSNGIHVVRRLSGGGAVYHDLGNLNYSFITVDDGDSFRNFRKFTEPVVQALQSLDVNAELSGRNDLMAEGRKISGNAQFSTRGRMFSHGTLLFDTEIEAVVSALKVSKEKIESKGIKSIRSRVANISEFLKEPMSVENFRHAILHSIFEGEENVRHYELTEEDWKNIHELSNERYGNWDWNYGKSPKFNIKHSHRFPVGGIDVRLQVEKGIVQDAHIFGDFFGVGDIAEVEQAIAGSKYERASLEEAIAGIDIPKLLGGITTEEFLKLIY; encoded by the coding sequence ATGTATTTTGTAGACAACAAAGGTATCACAGACCCACGAATCAACTTAGCAATCGAAGAATATTTGTTGAAAACAATGGATGTTGAAAAAGATCCATTTCTTTTATTTTATATTAATGAGCCCTCTATCATCATCGGTAAAAACCAAAACACCGCTGAAGAGATCAATACTGATTATGTAGATTCTAATGGTATACATGTAGTTCGTCGTTTATCTGGTGGCGGAGCAGTTTATCACGACTTAGGCAATTTAAATTACAGTTTTATCACGGTAGATGATGGAGACAGTTTCCGTAACTTCCGTAAATTCACTGAGCCTGTTGTACAAGCGTTGCAGAGCCTTGATGTAAATGCGGAACTTTCTGGACGCAACGATTTAATGGCAGAAGGTCGAAAAATATCAGGTAATGCACAGTTTTCAACTAGAGGTCGGATGTTCAGTCACGGAACGTTATTATTTGATACTGAAATTGAAGCCGTAGTATCTGCATTAAAAGTAAGCAAAGAAAAAATCGAATCAAAAGGCATTAAGTCGATTCGCAGTCGAGTGGCGAATATTTCTGAGTTCTTAAAAGAGCCTATGTCAGTTGAGAATTTCCGCCATGCGATTTTACATTCTATCTTCGAAGGTGAAGAAAATGTTCGTCATTACGAATTGACAGAAGAAGATTGGAAAAATATACACGAATTATCAAACGAACGCTATGGCAATTGGGATTGGAATTATGGGAAGTCTCCTAAATTCAATATTAAACATTCTCATCGCTTCCCAGTTGGTGGCATTGATGTCCGCTTACAAGTAGAAAAAGGGATTGTTCAAGACGCTCATATTTTTGGCGACTTTTTTGGTGTCGGAGATATAGCGGAAGTTGAGCAAGCAATTGCTGGTTCTAAATACGAGCGTGCTTCTTTAGAAGAAGCCATTGCAGGAATTGACATACCGAAACTTCTTGGTGGGATTACGACAGAAGAATTTTTGAAATTAATTTATTAA
- a CDS encoding response regulator transcription factor, giving the protein MVAIQRIFIVEDDLKIAELLAETLRKYHYEVETAKDFDQIIEEFEAFDPHLILLDINLPSYDGYYWCRQLRQQTTCPIIFISARSGEMDQVFALENGGDDFITKPFHYEIVLAKIRSHLRRAYGEYAPKQEERSIRAGRIVLYMERMELHIKKEVIPLQKKECTILELLLTHYPKVVSREQLLEELWDDQAFVDENTLNVNMTRVRKKLSDYGVLSIIETVRGAGYRLLLHEEEA; this is encoded by the coding sequence ATGGTGGCTATTCAACGAATCTTCATTGTAGAAGACGATTTGAAAATTGCGGAGTTGTTGGCTGAAACGTTAAGGAAATACCATTACGAAGTAGAGACCGCAAAAGATTTTGATCAAATCATCGAAGAGTTCGAAGCTTTTGATCCCCATTTGATTTTACTGGATATTAACTTGCCGTCTTATGACGGTTATTATTGGTGCCGTCAACTTCGGCAGCAAACTACTTGTCCCATTATTTTTATCTCCGCTCGTTCAGGTGAGATGGACCAAGTCTTTGCTTTAGAAAATGGTGGAGATGATTTTATTACGAAACCTTTCCATTATGAAATCGTCCTTGCAAAAATACGAAGCCATTTACGTAGAGCTTATGGAGAATATGCACCGAAACAAGAAGAACGGTCTATTAGGGCTGGGCGTATTGTTTTATATATGGAGCGAATGGAGTTGCACATTAAAAAAGAAGTTATTCCATTGCAAAAAAAGGAATGTACAATATTGGAACTGTTGTTAACACATTATCCAAAAGTAGTTTCGCGTGAGCAGTTGCTAGAAGAGTTGTGGGACGACCAAGCCTTTGTCGATGAAAATACGTTAAATGTTAATATGACGCGCGTCCGGAAAAAACTCTCTGATTATGGTGTGTTATCAATTATTGAAACTGTAAGAGGAGCCGGATACCGCCTTTTACTTCATGAGGAGGAAGCATAA